A section of the Telopea speciosissima isolate NSW1024214 ecotype Mountain lineage chromosome 3, Tspe_v1, whole genome shotgun sequence genome encodes:
- the LOC122655782 gene encoding transmembrane 9 superfamily member 7-like, with amino-acid sequence MGSFACVATLFAVLLHLIANGQAFYLPGVAPRDFGKGDPLQVKVNKLSSIKAQLPYDYYFLNFCKPSKIMNSAENLGEVLRGDRIENSVYTFQMRKEDSCKVGCRVRLDAESAKNFKEKIDDEYRVNMILDNLPVAVLRQRRDVSQSTTYEHGFLVGFKGKLDGSKTKKYFINNHLSFRVMYHKDPETDSARIVGFEVAPSSINHEYKVWDDKKPQLLTCAKNIIQGSTAPQEVEADKEVIFTYDVSFKPSEIKWASRWDTYLLMNDDQVHWFSIINSLMIVLFLSGMVAMIMMRTLYRDIANYNQLETQDEAQEETGWKLVHGDVFRSPINSGLLCVYVGTGVQVFAMTLVTMIFALLGFLSPSNRGGLMTAMVLLWVFMGLFAGYSSARMYKMFKGTEWKKNTLKTAFMFPGILFAVFFVLNAFIWGERSSGAVPFGTMFALVFLWFGISVPLVFVGSYLGSKMPAIEDPVKTNKIPRQIPEQAWYMKPFFSILIGGILPFGAVFIELFFILTSIWLNQFYYIFGFLFIVFIILLITCAEITIVLCYFQLCSEDYHWWWRAYLTAGSSALYLFLYSVFYFFTKLEITKLVSGIFYFGYMLLVSYAFFVLTGTIGFYACFWFVRMIYSSVKID; translated from the exons ATGGGTAGCTTCGCTTGTGTAGCCACCCTCTTCGctgttcttcttcatctcataGCAAATGGGCAGGCTTTTTATCTCCCAGGTGTTGCTCCTCGCGATTTCGGAAAG GGTGATCCCCTTCAAGTCAAAGTGAACAAGCTTTCATCCATAAAGGCGCAACTTCCTTATGATTATTATTTCCTGAACTTTTGCAAGCCTTCCAAAATTATGAACAGTGCAGAAAATTTAGGAGAGGTTCTTCGAGGTGACCGCATTGAGAATTCTGTGTATACT TTTCAAATGAGAAAGGAAGACTCATGCAAGGTAGGCTGTCGAGTAAGGCTTGATGCTGAATCTGCGAAGAATTTTAAGGAGAAAATCGATGATGAGTATCGGGTGAACAT GATTTTGGATAACCTTCCTGTTGCAGTCCTTCGACAAAGAAGGGATGTAAGTCAGTCAACAACATATGAACATGGTTTTCTTGTTGGATTCAAAGGAAAACTTGATGGG AGCAAAACTAAGAAATATTTTATCAATAACCACCTGAGCTTCAGAGTCATGTATCACAAAGATCCTGAAACTGATTCTGCCCGCATTGTTGGCTTTGAGGTTGCTCCAAGCAG CATCAATCACGAGTACAAGGTTTGGGATGATAAGAAGCCTCAATTGTTAACATGCGCAAAAAATATAATTCAAGGTAGTACTGCCCCACAGGAGGTTGAAGCAGATAAGGAGGTTATATTCACATATGATGTTTCTTTCAAG CCCAGTGAAATCAAGTGGGCATCTCGTTGGGATACCTATCTCCTTATGAATGATGATCAAGTCCACTGGTTCTCCATTATAAATTCTCTGATGATTGTCCTCTTCCTTTCTGGCATGGTGGCTATGATAATGATGAGAACTCTGTACAGAGATATTGCTAATTATAACCAGTTGGAGACCCAGGATGAAGCACAAGAGGAAACAGGGTGGAAGCTTGTCCATGGAGATGTTTTCAGGTCCCCCATCAATTCTGGTTTACTCTGTGTTTATGTTGGGACAGGGGTCCAAGTCTTTGCAATGACGCTTGTTACAATGATTTTTGCGTTACTGGGTTTCCTGTCACCTTCAAACCGAGGGGGACTCATGACTGCCATGGTTCTCTTGTGGGTTTTCATGGGCTTATTTGCAGGGTACTCCTCGGCCCGCATGTATAAGATGTTCAAGGGCACAGAATGGAAGAAGAATACTCTAAAAACTGCATTCATGTTCCCAGGTATACTTTTTGCAGTTTTCTTTGTGCTGAACGCATTTATATGGGGAGAGCGGTCTTCAGGTGCAGTTCCCTTTGGTACCATGTTCGCTCTTGTTTTCTTATGGTTTGGCATTTCAGTACCCTTGGTTTTTGTGGGTAGTTATTTGGGTTCCAAAATGCCAGCCATTGAGGACCCAGTGAAGACAAACAAGATCCCCCGGCAGATACCAGAGCAGGCGTGGTACATGAAACCATTCTTCTCTATACTTATTGGAGGCATACTTCCCTTTGGAGCAGTCTTTATTGAACTCTTTTTCATCTTGACATCGATATGGTTGAACCAGTTCTACTACATCTTTGGCTTCCTATTCATTGTCTTTATCATACTTCTAATTACTTGTGCTGAGATAACAATAGTGCTCTGCTACTTCCAGTTGTGTAGTGAAGATTACCATTGGTGGTGGAGAGCCTATTTGACTGCTGGATCTTCTGCTCTCTATCTTTTCCTCTACTCAGTgttctacttcttcaccaagTTGGAGATAACGAAATTGGTGTCAGGCATCTTCTACTTTGGGTACATGTTACTTGTGTCCTATGCGTTCTTTGTCTTGACAGGGACAATTGGCTTCTATGCATGCTTCTGGTTTGTTCGGATGATATACTCCTCTGTGAAAATTGACTGA
- the LOC122655031 gene encoding protein FAR1-RELATED SEQUENCE 5-like: MSKTVIGGKWQKSKGTRTMTDSNVNKAVESQRDGDFSFACHSFRGNKKMEHDDGLSYTIVDGSMAEVIIPYRDLEDAYANEGPSDMEEALRLDVEDIEKELNSRDMVVDDGSDITNGNIVDHVFVDEPSENGDGGENLFVDDPTEHFDNPVEHNEELCIGKYFANANAAYEFYNNYARNMGFSVRKSKVERSRKRKEGMDVDGDVLSRMYVCSREGFKDCKDKRQEGKDVTRRADSRVGCPARLRVKSSEGGLVVDQFISAHNHSLVEPAEIYRLRSHQWLSDLVVQIANTLDDCGIGMATIYEVVKSMSGGASKVGLPELAFKNFMKRQNQKFLGMDLKKLIEYLHHSKLCDPQFFCKMATTDDGTVRGIFWVDGTARAAYHVFGDVVVFDTTYKKNRYHFPFGPFTGVNHHGQSILFGCGLVADETIESFIWLFSTWLKAMGDRPPVAIITDQCPSLLRAIPHVFPRAKHRYCSWHVQKHCMEHLSHLYGTSQSFKQDFGRCIYGSKTEIEFETRWQELLVNYNLVEHAWLKKMYEQRVHWVPLYLRGTFFAGMSSTQRSEGMNYYFRGYFKQSIPLYKFARQYERAVERRREREASSNFACINTNPPLLVGSPLEVHASKVYTRKIFEIFKKHWSAALGLTASLMEVHGQKQKYLVGPFDVPEEYKCEVWYDLDAGVVTCSCKLFEFMGLLCKHILRVFHKTDLKEIPSQYLLKRWTKDARHYLSSHKEVSDGGFGSVTSMWAFQDAVRRLIATISGSQEACDSATVALGIVNQKILQAMGESNSQTFGVDPQPSANATHDLYRNLHIPMDVVTKGRPNESRSKHPMEMTSGRKNRCGNCKELGHNKSTCKKVVSASANDFNGQCNEE, translated from the exons ATGTCAAAGACTGTCATAGGTGGTAAATGGCAGAAGTCAAAAGGAACAAGAACAATGACAGATTCTAATGTAAACAAAGCAGTAGAGAGTCAACGAGATGGTGATTTCAGTTTTGCTTGTCAT AGTTTTAGagggaacaaaaaaatggaacATGACGATGGATTATCGTATACTATTGTCGATGGATCTATGGCAGAGGTTATTATACCATATAGAGACTTAG AGGATGCGTATGCTAATGAAGGTCCCTCTGATATGGAGGAAGCTCTTCGATTAGATGTGGAAGATATTGAAAAGGAATTAAATAGTAGGGACATGGTAGTTGATGATGGAAGTGATATAACAAATGGAAATATAGTAGATCATGTATTTGTGGATGAACCAAGTGAGAATGGTGATGGGGGtgaaaatttatttgttgatgatCCAACGGAACACTTTGACAATCCTGTTGAGCATAATGAGGAACTATGTATTGGGAAGTATTTTGCCAATGCAAACGCTGCATATGAATTTTATAACAATTATGCTCGGAATATGGGATTTAGTGTTCGGAAATCTAAAGTGGAGAGgtcaaggaaaaggaaagaaggaatgGACGTGGATGGGGATGTCTTGTCTCGCATGTATGTTTGTAGTAGGGAAGGTTTTAAGGATTGTAAAGATAAAAGACAAGAAGGGAAAGATGTTACTCGTCGAGCTGATAGTAGAGTTGGTTGTCCTGCTCGTTTGCGGGTAAAATCAAGTGAAGGGGGCTTGGTTGTTGACCAATTTATTTCAGCCCACAACCATAGCCTCGTGGAACCCGCTGAAATTTATCGGCTTCGCTCACATCAATGGCTCTCAGACTTGGTTGTACAGATTGCAAATACTCTAGATGATTGTGGTATTGGAATGGCAACTATTTATGAGGTTGTGAAATCTATGTCTGGTGGGGCCTCCAAGGTGGGTTTGCCAGAGTTGGCATTTAAGAATTTTATGAAGAGACAAAATCAGAAGTTTCTTGGGATGGACTTAAAAAAGTTAATAGAATATTTGCACCATTCCAAACTATGTGATCCTCAATTCTTTTGCAAAATGGCTACAACAGATGATGGTACTGTACGGGGTATCTTTTGGGTTGATGGGACGGCGAGGGCTGCATATCATGTATTTGGGGATGTAGTGGTATTTGATACAACATACAAGAAGAATCGATATCACTTCCCGTTTGGTCCCTTTACCGGAGTAAATCATCATGGTCAAAGTATTTTGTTTGGATGTGGGTTGGTAGCTGATGAGACAATTGAGTCGTTTATTTGGTTATTCTCTACGTGGTTGAAAGCAATGGGGGATCGACCACCAGTTGCAATTATTACAGACCAATGTCCATCATTGTTGAGGGCCATTCCACATGTGTTTCCTAGGGCAAAGCATAGGTATTGCTCTTGGCATGTGCAAAAACATTGCATGGAACACTTGAGCCATTTGTATGGGACGAGTCAGTCATTCAAACAGGATTTTGGGAGGTGTATATACGGTAGTAAGACGGAGATTGAATTTGAGACACGTTGGCAAGAGTTATTAGTAAATTATAATCTCGTTGAACATGCGTGGCTGAAGAAAATGTACGAGCAACGGGTGCATTGGGTACCACTATATCTAAGAGGTACTTTCTTTGCCGGCATGTCATCTACACAAAGAAGCGAGGGGATGAACTATTACTTTCGCGGTTACTTTAAGCAATCAATCCCATTGTACAAGTTTGCACGACAATACGAAAGGGCTGTAGAGAGACGTCGGGAGAGGGAAGCTAGTAGTAATTTTGCTTGTATAAACACAAACCCTCCATTGTTAGTTGGCAGTCCTTTGGAGGTGCATGCATCTAAAGTGTACACAAGGAAGATTTTTGAAATCTTTAAGAAACATTGGTCTGCAGCACTAGGATTGACAGCCTCGTTAATGGAAGTACATGGTCAAAAGCAAAAATATTTGGTGGGTCCCTTTGATGTTCCCGAAGAGTATAAGTGTGAAGTTTGGTATGACCTTGATGCCGGTGTTGTCACTTGTAGCTGTAAATTGTTTGAGTTTATGGGTTTGTTATGCAAACACATCTTGCGAGTCTTCCATAAGACGGACCTCAAGGAGATACCTTCCCAATATCTCCTAAAACGGTGGACCAAGGATGCAAGGCATTATTTGTCGAGTCACAAAGAAGTAAGTGATGGAGGTTTTGGATCAGTAACAAGTATGTGGGCTTTCCAAGATGCCGTTAGGCGTTTGATAGCCACAATCAGTGGTTCACAAGAGGCATGTGATTCTGCTACGGTTGCATTGGGGATTGTGAATCAGAAAATCTTACAAGCAATGGGTGAATCCAATTCACAAACTTTTGGTGTTGACCCACAACCCTCTGCCAATGCTACACATGACCTATATCGTAATCTCCATATTCCTATGGATGTGGTTACAAAGGGTCGGCCTAATGAAAGTCGTAGTAAACATCCAATGGAGATGACAAGTGGAAGGAAGAATAGATGTGGCAACTGTAAGGAGTTAGGGCATAACAAGTCCACTTGTAAGAAG GTAGTATCAGCATCGGCAAATGATTTCAATGGCCAGTGCAATGAAGAATAG